One window from the genome of Marinitoga hydrogenitolerans DSM 16785 encodes:
- the kdsA gene encoding 3-deoxy-8-phosphooctulonate synthase, with product MNKTIKIKGFEINNYKPFILIAGPCAMESEFLVMKTAEKIKEITYKLGIPYIFKSSFDKANRTSIDSFRGPGLDKGLKILEKVKRYFEIPVTTDIHLPEQAKPVAEIADLLQIPAFLCRQTDLIVAAAKTGKPVNIKKGQFLAPWDMKNVVDKLVKSGNTDVILTERGTFFGYNNLVVDMTSLVEMKKIGFPVIFDATHSVQKPGAKGKETGGNREYVEYLSKAAITIGISGIFLEVHPDPDNALSDGPNMIKLENLEKLLLQIKNIDMLIKNNDKNEM from the coding sequence ATGAATAAAACAATAAAAATTAAAGGTTTTGAAATTAATAATTATAAACCATTTATTCTTATTGCTGGACCATGTGCAATGGAATCTGAATTTTTAGTTATGAAAACAGCAGAAAAAATAAAAGAAATTACTTATAAATTAGGAATACCATATATTTTTAAATCTTCATTTGATAAAGCAAATAGAACGTCAATAGATTCATTTAGAGGACCGGGATTAGATAAAGGCTTAAAAATATTAGAAAAGGTAAAACGATATTTTGAAATACCTGTTACAACCGACATTCATTTACCAGAACAAGCCAAACCTGTTGCTGAAATAGCAGATTTATTACAGATTCCAGCTTTTTTATGTAGGCAGACAGATCTTATTGTTGCTGCTGCTAAAACGGGAAAACCGGTAAATATAAAAAAAGGGCAATTTTTAGCTCCATGGGATATGAAGAATGTTGTAGATAAATTAGTAAAATCAGGAAATACTGATGTAATCTTAACTGAAAGAGGTACATTCTTCGGCTATAATAATTTAGTTGTTGATATGACCAGTTTGGTAGAAATGAAGAAAATAGGTTTTCCTGTGATTTTTGATGCAACACATAGTGTTCAAAAGCCTGGAGCAAAAGGTAAGGAAACAGGAGGTAATAGAGAATATGTAGAGTATTTATCAAAAGCAGCAATTACTATAGGTATATCTGGAATTTTTTTGGAAGTCCATCCTGATCCTGATAATGCATTGTCAGATGGTCCAAATATGATTAAATTAGAGAATTTAGAAAAGTTATTATTACAAATAAAGAATATCGATATGTTGATTAAAAATAATGATAAAAATGAAATGTAG
- a CDS encoding polysialyltransferase family glycosyltransferase yields the protein MNLFIIRNWFSIISAERIINEKNKKNNIALVANSNIEYFKKMEKYMNKDLWKNIEFFNPKLGKFAFLNQEKLLKKYNYFKKILKKYNTSVIYLSNLDSLEEKMLYKISKEMKIKINIYEEGTNLYVTFIYNNNIIDKIKSKIRNYLYQEYSFLTYQKNNFKANTLYSFFPEKYKFTNVINKEKINFDIKQSNDLKKFLKFKSLFLSRPLSEDRIINRKLEIKILEEFLSNFNRDIYFKFHPRESKEKIEFILKNYKIKILNNKLQEFPAEYLIYNSGIENLIGYESGTLAYISEFKKDINVYSLLKKIVENSKSSYLKTFYDFYRKEFKKIIFI from the coding sequence ATGAATTTATTTATCATTAGAAACTGGTTTTCAATTATTTCTGCAGAAAGAATTATAAATGAAAAAAATAAAAAAAATAATATAGCTTTGGTAGCTAATTCGAATATTGAATATTTTAAAAAAATGGAAAAATATATGAATAAAGATTTATGGAAAAATATAGAATTTTTTAATCCTAAATTAGGGAAATTTGCATTTTTAAATCAAGAAAAATTATTAAAAAAATATAATTATTTTAAAAAAATATTAAAGAAATATAATACAAGTGTTATATATTTATCCAATTTAGATTCTTTAGAAGAGAAAATGTTATACAAAATATCCAAAGAAATGAAAATAAAAATTAATATATATGAAGAAGGGACGAATTTATATGTTACATTCATTTATAATAATAATATAATTGACAAAATAAAAAGTAAAATAAGAAATTATCTATATCAAGAATATTCATTTTTAACATACCAGAAAAATAATTTTAAAGCCAATACGCTTTATTCTTTTTTTCCTGAAAAATATAAATTTACTAATGTAATAAACAAAGAAAAGATAAATTTTGATATTAAGCAAAGTAATGATTTAAAAAAATTTTTAAAATTTAAATCGTTATTCCTCTCAAGACCTTTATCTGAGGATAGGATTATTAATAGAAAATTAGAGATAAAAATATTAGAAGAGTTTTTGTCTAATTTTAATAGAGATATATATTTTAAATTTCACCCAAGAGAAAGTAAAGAGAAAATTGAATTTATATTGAAAAATTATAAAATAAAAATTTTAAATAATAAATTACAAGAATTTCCGGCAGAATATTTAATATATAATTCAGGAATAGAAAATTTAATTGGATATGAAAGTGGAACTTTAGCTTATATATCTGAGTTTAAAAAAGATATTAATGTTTATTCGTTATTAAAAAAAATAGTTGAAAATTCAAAATCATCTTATTTAAAGACTTTTTATGATTTTTATAGAAAGGAATTCAAGAAAATAATATTTATATAG
- a CDS encoding KpsF/GutQ family sugar-phosphate isomerase, with amino-acid sequence MDILKEAIKVFENEIKTLLYIKDNFDRKFVLLVNEIMNLKGKVIITGMGKAGLIGKKIVGTMNSLGFMSIFLHPSEALHGDLGIVSKDDFVIIFSKSGETEEVLDLIKPLRKFRVKISSITCRNNSTLSELTDINVVLPILSEASPYQLAPTTSTTAMLVFGDALAIVLSKLKNITPEKFALFHPNGSLGKKILFKVEALMKKDNDNSYVYKDGSVKDAIMEMSKKGLGAVAIVDKDLRLLGILTDGDLRRFLGKIKSIEELNLKVVDIMTKTPVFVYDDEKAIDVLRLMENREKPILVVPVVNRKNKLVGMLRLHDIIKAGIYNE; translated from the coding sequence ATGGATATATTGAAAGAAGCTATCAAAGTTTTTGAAAATGAAATAAAAACATTATTATATATTAAAGACAATTTTGATAGAAAATTTGTTTTATTAGTAAATGAAATAATGAATTTAAAAGGTAAAGTAATAATAACAGGAATGGGAAAAGCTGGGCTTATTGGAAAAAAGATTGTTGGTACAATGAATAGTTTAGGGTTTATGTCTATCTTTTTGCATCCTTCAGAAGCACTTCATGGCGATTTAGGAATTGTATCTAAGGATGATTTTGTAATAATTTTTAGTAAAAGTGGAGAAACTGAAGAAGTTTTAGATTTAATAAAACCGTTAAGAAAATTTAGAGTAAAAATTTCTAGCATTACTTGTAGGAATAATTCAACATTATCTGAACTAACTGATATTAATGTTGTTTTGCCCATATTATCTGAAGCATCCCCGTATCAACTTGCTCCGACAACTAGTACTACAGCTATGTTAGTTTTTGGAGATGCTCTAGCCATTGTACTGTCCAAATTAAAAAATATTACTCCAGAAAAATTTGCGTTATTTCACCCAAACGGGTCTTTAGGGAAAAAAATATTGTTCAAAGTTGAAGCATTGATGAAAAAAGATAATGATAATTCGTATGTTTATAAAGATGGTTCAGTAAAAGATGCGATTATGGAAATGAGTAAGAAAGGGTTGGGAGCTGTAGCGATTGTAGATAAAGATTTAAGGTTGTTAGGTATTTTAACTGATGGGGATTTAAGAAGATTTCTTGGAAAAATTAAGAGTATTGAAGAATTGAATTTAAAAGTTGTTGATATAATGACAAAGACCCCTGTATTTGTTTATGATGATGAAAAAGCTATCGATGTTTTAAGATTGATGGAAAATAGAGAAAAACCAATTTTAGTAGTACCAGTTGTGAATAGAAAAAATAAATTAGTTGGTATGCTTAGATTGCATGATATAATAAAGGCAGGGATATATAATGAATGA